One Legionella hackeliae DNA segment encodes these proteins:
- a CDS encoding protein kinase domain-containing protein, with protein MRTLGKGAWGKVVKAKNAQTGTIKAIKIQKIDNSPDSKELVADIKREASVGAQAEFTRKLVFTESSDNPGEQKAYMVNEFFAGKDLSKVIEKGKYTTQEFLIIMRGMFQEMYRLQSLGIIHGDIKPANFIVGKDLTVRAVDYGFSALEGADDLVSRGTPLYSPLELFVGAPVSQVADIYSVGIAALEGLGQVKREKLNIAEHESNIIRLMPNADLEKNLAKNRPDLSAKQVKFLVEIIKKMTKQSPTQRLKPYEFKKMLDTYDKEILKIPPVPQVVKNVSKLVDDVIKMLEDRTTEAKPEEKKALRRSLGKKDIDFTAEQLKKPKCLYALKAKIAQASDKDREDFNFARQIMGDLRHITKHRLNGNKFTSNARVAVGDFFGRLVNRVLPIDPWTNLSVSGSVAAVRDEVEKRMQNNFR; from the coding sequence ATGCGAACCTTAGGCAAGGGGGCATGGGGAAAAGTGGTTAAAGCGAAAAATGCGCAAACCGGAACTATAAAGGCCATCAAAATTCAAAAAATTGATAACTCTCCTGACAGTAAAGAGCTCGTGGCCGATATCAAAAGAGAAGCCTCCGTAGGTGCCCAGGCAGAATTTACCCGTAAACTGGTGTTCACAGAAAGTAGTGACAACCCAGGTGAGCAAAAAGCATATATGGTCAATGAATTTTTTGCTGGAAAAGATTTAAGCAAAGTCATTGAAAAAGGGAAGTACACCACGCAAGAGTTTTTGATTATTATGCGGGGAATGTTTCAGGAAATGTATCGATTACAAAGTTTGGGGATCATTCACGGTGATATTAAACCTGCGAATTTTATAGTGGGAAAAGATTTAACGGTTAGAGCGGTAGATTACGGTTTCTCTGCACTTGAAGGAGCTGATGATCTTGTTTCTCGTGGTACACCCCTTTACTCTCCTTTAGAGTTATTTGTTGGTGCTCCAGTGAGCCAGGTTGCAGATATTTATTCAGTTGGGATTGCAGCACTTGAAGGTTTAGGTCAAGTTAAAAGAGAAAAGCTTAATATTGCTGAGCATGAATCAAATATCATCAGACTTATGCCGAATGCGGATCTTGAGAAAAATCTGGCTAAAAATCGCCCCGATTTAAGCGCTAAACAAGTCAAATTTTTAGTTGAAATTATTAAAAAGATGACTAAACAAAGTCCTACTCAAAGACTTAAACCCTACGAATTTAAAAAAATGCTTGATACTTACGACAAAGAAATTTTAAAGATTCCTCCAGTACCTCAAGTCGTAAAGAATGTGTCTAAATTAGTTGATGATGTTATTAAGATGTTAGAAGATAGAACGACGGAAGCAAAACCCGAGGAAAAGAAGGCACTTAGACGCTCATTAGGAAAGAAAGATATTGACTTTACAGCAGAGCAATTAAAAAAGCCAAAATGTTTATATGCCTTAAAAGCAAAAATAGCACAGGCAAGTGATAAGGACCGTGAAGACTTCAACTTTGCTCGCCAAATTATGGGGGACTTACGCCATATCACTAAACATCGTTTGAATGGCAATAAGTTTACATCAAATGCTCGTGTAGCAGTGGGTGATTTCTTTGGGAGATTGGTCAACCGTGTACTGCCAATCGATCCATGGACAAATCTAAGTGTGTCAGGTTCAGTTGCTGCAGTTCGGGACGAAGTTGAAAAGAGAATGCAGAATAACTTCAGATAA
- a CDS encoding tRNA dihydrouridine synthase: MHSFLNSPLSIGSLQLSNRLIQGPLAGFSCAPFRELFMKHKPPAYCVSEMISAHDTLYKHKSNSRYLFRSLQEGLLCYQIAGNDPAMMAEAAVRLQHYGADLLDINCGCPKGKIRKKGAGSALLDNPHQLSTIIAAIRPRISIPITVKIRIQKNDQDLTLAKMIEQSGADALIVHGRHWSEDYDKPCDFEQIKRIKQAVTIPVIANGDISNQETLLGAISLSGCDGYMISRAGTGRPWIYQNLLNDEKVDIDDNQLKTVFMDHLLGLARLEDDYKAMLQSKSLFRYYFKNRLTPQQLQDFYALQTLVEIEKALKKLLLLDN, from the coding sequence ATGCATAGTTTTCTTAATAGTCCTTTAAGCATTGGTTCATTACAGTTGTCGAATCGTTTAATTCAAGGTCCATTAGCAGGTTTTAGCTGCGCACCTTTTCGCGAATTATTTATGAAGCACAAGCCTCCTGCCTATTGTGTTAGTGAAATGATTTCCGCACACGATACATTATACAAACATAAATCCAATTCACGTTATCTTTTTCGCTCCCTACAAGAAGGATTGCTTTGTTATCAAATTGCCGGCAATGATCCTGCTATGATGGCTGAAGCCGCCGTACGATTGCAACATTATGGTGCTGATTTACTTGATATAAATTGTGGTTGTCCTAAAGGTAAAATTCGTAAAAAGGGCGCCGGGAGTGCCTTGCTCGATAATCCACACCAGCTTAGTACTATTATAGCTGCAATCCGACCTCGAATTAGCATCCCTATTACTGTAAAAATTCGTATTCAGAAAAACGATCAGGATCTCACTCTGGCAAAGATGATAGAACAATCCGGTGCCGATGCACTTATTGTTCATGGACGACATTGGTCAGAAGATTATGACAAACCATGTGATTTCGAGCAGATAAAACGAATTAAACAAGCAGTCACTATACCTGTGATTGCCAATGGAGATATCAGCAATCAGGAAACTCTCCTTGGAGCAATTTCTTTAAGTGGCTGTGATGGCTATATGATAAGTCGTGCAGGCACGGGCAGACCTTGGATTTATCAAAACTTACTAAATGATGAGAAGGTTGATATTGATGATAACCAACTTAAAACAGTATTTATGGACCATTTGTTAGGTCTTGCACGTTTGGAAGATGACTATAAAGCCATGCTTCAGAGCAAATCACTATTTCGTTATTATTTTAAAAACAGATTGACTCCTCAACAATTACAAGATTTTTACGCTCTACAAACATTAGTTGAGATTGAGAAGGCGCTGAAAAAATTGCTATTGCTCGATAATTAA
- a CDS encoding bifunctional glycosyltransferase family 2/GtrA family protein produces the protein MPSKNYPVLIIPAYNPDERLSQLLKEHSELCSEQKCIIVNDGSTAESMKIFNQLESDGYIVLHHKRNQGKGAALKTAMNYYLAVFSQEMTGVITADADGQHSVEDIIHLSQRFHEEPSKLYLGVRQIAKGDIPLRSRFGNVLTKLLFNVLTRSRIKDTQTGLRGIPNQLIRSLVMTTTKRYEFEFEMFFIAKKLRLQIEQLPIETIYIDNNKGSHFNPLVDSLRIYYIFLRFCSVAIFSFLLDFSLFSMFYLISQHAAFAVFGARLISAPVNFILNKNLSFKSQKSLLVSAFQYFTLVVVMGASSFYVMNFIHYTGLNIYFSKIIAEFLIFMANFLIQYLVIFTKRTNLISLNA, from the coding sequence ATGCCATCAAAGAATTATCCAGTTTTAATTATTCCAGCCTACAATCCTGATGAAAGGCTTAGTCAATTATTAAAAGAACACAGTGAACTTTGTTCTGAGCAAAAATGTATCATTGTCAATGATGGTTCCACTGCTGAATCCATGAAAATTTTTAATCAACTGGAAAGTGATGGCTATATTGTTTTGCATCATAAAAGGAATCAGGGCAAAGGTGCTGCGCTTAAAACGGCAATGAATTATTATTTGGCTGTTTTTTCTCAAGAGATGACAGGAGTAATTACGGCAGATGCAGATGGACAGCATAGTGTTGAAGACATCATTCATCTTAGTCAACGTTTTCATGAGGAACCTTCCAAGTTATATCTAGGGGTTCGTCAAATTGCAAAAGGTGATATTCCGCTACGTAGCAGATTTGGCAATGTACTCACCAAGCTTCTTTTTAATGTGCTTACACGTAGTCGCATTAAAGATACGCAGACAGGTCTTCGCGGAATTCCCAATCAATTAATTCGTAGCCTGGTCATGACAACAACCAAACGGTATGAGTTTGAGTTTGAAATGTTTTTTATTGCTAAAAAACTTCGTTTGCAAATTGAGCAATTACCTATTGAAACAATTTATATTGATAACAATAAGGGGTCTCATTTTAATCCACTTGTCGATTCGCTGAGGATTTATTATATTTTTCTGCGTTTCTGTTCGGTAGCTATTTTTTCTTTCTTGCTGGATTTTAGTCTATTTTCAATGTTCTATCTTATTAGCCAACATGCGGCTTTTGCGGTATTTGGTGCGCGACTTATTTCCGCACCGGTCAATTTTATTTTAAATAAGAATTTATCGTTTAAATCGCAAAAAAGTTTGTTAGTGTCTGCCTTTCAATATTTTACGTTGGTGGTGGTCATGGGGGCGTCTTCTTTCTATGTAATGAACTTTATTCATTACACAGGATTAAATATTTATTTCAGTAAAATAATCGCTGAATTTTTGATATTTATGGCGAATTTCCTTATCCAATATTTAGTAATTTTTACCAAACGCACTAATTTAATCAGCCTTAATGCTTAA
- the polA gene encoding DNA polymerase I, which translates to MASPLILIDGSSYFFRAFHALPPLTTSKGQPTGAVYGVANMVKRLIKDYKPEQIAVIFDAKGKTFRDDWYPEYKAHRAPMPDDLSCQFQPLVTLLEAMGLPILIIDGVEADDVIGTITHWATVQGQPVLVSTSDKDMAQLVNEHVTLVNTMTNQVLNIEGVRNKFGVDPCQIIDYLTLIGDSVDNVPGVTKCGPKTAAKWLQEYQTLDNLLTNANKITGKIGEYLRESLAHLPLSKRLVTIKTDVALSLTLSDLSIKKANREQLIALTREMEFKNWLKELLGEEENEIVSSGEVSTLAVNFSIINTEEELNKLLSQLNSCQQFCFNIETNNKHSFDAAIVGIGLTLEEDKPVYLPLAHKDNSLQLASERVLAALKPFFENPNITKIGQNLKYDFNVLKKHDIHLEGMVFDIMLESYVLNSNASKHDRDSLALKYLGHKALSYEDVAGKGVKQLAYDALSVAQAAPYAAGAADVNLRLHNKLYPMLDEPLKRVLQDIEIPLLPVLAEMEYGGVLIDENTLEKHGERLKLRMIELEKEALALAKAPFNLNSPKQLQEILFDKLKLPVFSKTPTGQPSTAESVLQELAFEYRLPAVILEYRSLSKLVSTYIDALPKCISPITHRVHTCYNQAVAATGRLSSSDPNLQNIPIRNEEGRLIRKAFIAPPEHVLVAADYSQIELRIMAHLSQDENLLKAFTMGWDIHAATASEIFQVPLDEVSHEQRRRSKAINFGLIYGMSAFGLSKQLGIERQDAQNYMESYFKRYPGVLSYMERTRQQAHQQGYVETLFGRRLHLPEINTRNMVRQKAAERMAINAPMQGTAADIIKKAMLAISKWQTTQPTTYARMIMQVHDELIFEVHKDHIDATTHTIRELMEHAAKLSVPLQVSIGIGQDWDEAH; encoded by the coding sequence ATGGCGTCACCACTGATTTTAATTGATGGATCATCCTATTTTTTTCGCGCCTTCCATGCGCTTCCCCCACTGACAACATCGAAGGGTCAGCCTACCGGTGCGGTTTATGGGGTAGCAAACATGGTCAAGCGTCTAATCAAAGATTATAAACCAGAGCAAATTGCGGTAATTTTTGATGCAAAAGGTAAAACATTTAGAGACGATTGGTATCCAGAGTATAAAGCGCATCGTGCACCTATGCCTGATGATTTAAGTTGTCAGTTTCAGCCGTTAGTAACCTTATTAGAAGCCATGGGTTTACCCATTCTGATTATAGACGGCGTGGAAGCAGATGATGTCATTGGCACCATCACCCATTGGGCAACTGTGCAAGGTCAGCCCGTTTTGGTCTCCACTAGCGATAAGGACATGGCACAATTAGTCAATGAGCATGTAACGCTTGTTAACACAATGACGAACCAAGTGCTCAATATAGAAGGTGTTCGAAATAAATTCGGTGTTGATCCCTGCCAAATTATTGATTATTTAACTTTAATTGGCGATAGCGTTGATAATGTCCCTGGTGTTACCAAATGTGGACCCAAAACTGCAGCGAAATGGCTACAGGAATATCAAACCTTAGACAACTTATTAACCAATGCCAACAAGATTACCGGTAAAATTGGTGAGTACTTACGAGAGAGTTTGGCTCATTTACCTTTGTCTAAACGCCTAGTCACGATTAAAACTGATGTAGCTTTGTCACTTACTTTGTCTGACTTGTCGATTAAAAAAGCAAATCGCGAGCAGCTTATTGCGCTAACCCGTGAAATGGAATTTAAAAACTGGTTAAAAGAGCTCTTGGGCGAAGAAGAAAACGAAATCGTTAGTTCAGGCGAAGTTTCAACATTAGCGGTCAATTTTTCAATTATCAATACAGAAGAAGAACTCAATAAGTTGCTTTCACAATTAAATAGCTGTCAACAATTTTGCTTTAATATAGAAACGAATAATAAACATTCATTCGATGCAGCTATTGTAGGCATTGGTTTAACACTAGAAGAAGATAAGCCTGTTTATCTCCCTCTTGCTCATAAAGACAACAGTTTACAGCTTGCAAGCGAGCGAGTATTAGCAGCATTGAAGCCTTTCTTTGAAAATCCAAACATCACTAAGATAGGCCAAAACTTAAAGTATGATTTCAATGTTTTGAAAAAGCACGATATTCATTTAGAAGGCATGGTTTTTGATATTATGCTTGAGTCTTATGTGCTGAATAGTAATGCTAGCAAACATGACCGCGATTCACTGGCGTTAAAATATCTAGGCCATAAAGCCTTGAGTTATGAGGATGTCGCAGGAAAAGGGGTAAAACAACTTGCCTATGATGCACTTAGTGTTGCTCAGGCCGCACCTTATGCAGCTGGTGCTGCCGATGTTAATCTAAGATTACATAATAAGCTCTATCCCATGCTTGATGAACCTCTCAAACGAGTATTACAAGACATCGAAATTCCTTTGCTCCCTGTGCTTGCGGAGATGGAGTACGGAGGGGTGCTTATCGATGAAAATACTCTCGAGAAACATGGTGAACGCTTAAAGTTACGAATGATCGAACTTGAAAAAGAAGCATTGGCGCTTGCAAAAGCACCGTTTAATTTAAATTCGCCTAAGCAACTGCAAGAAATTCTTTTTGATAAATTAAAATTACCTGTTTTTAGCAAAACCCCTACAGGGCAACCTTCAACTGCTGAATCTGTCTTGCAAGAGCTCGCTTTCGAATATCGCTTACCGGCTGTGATTCTTGAATACCGCAGTCTTAGTAAATTAGTCAGTACTTATATTGACGCCCTGCCCAAATGTATCAGCCCTATTACTCACCGGGTTCATACTTGTTATAACCAGGCTGTGGCAGCGACTGGACGTTTATCGTCAAGTGATCCTAATCTGCAAAATATCCCTATTCGTAATGAGGAAGGACGTTTAATTCGCAAAGCATTTATAGCTCCTCCTGAACATGTGCTGGTGGCAGCCGATTATTCGCAAATTGAATTGCGCATTATGGCCCATCTTTCACAAGACGAGAATTTACTTAAAGCGTTTACCATGGGTTGGGATATTCATGCAGCTACAGCAAGTGAAATTTTTCAAGTGCCTTTGGATGAGGTTAGCCATGAACAACGTCGCCGCTCTAAAGCCATTAACTTTGGCTTAATTTACGGAATGTCAGCGTTTGGTCTATCAAAACAGTTAGGGATCGAGCGTCAGGATGCCCAAAACTACATGGAATCCTATTTTAAACGTTATCCTGGCGTATTAAGTTATATGGAACGCACCCGCCAGCAAGCTCATCAACAGGGGTATGTCGAAACACTGTTTGGTCGTCGACTGCATTTACCAGAAATTAATACGCGCAACATGGTTCGTCAAAAAGCTGCAGAACGGATGGCGATTAATGCTCCTATGCAAGGAACAGCTGCTGACATCATTAAAAAAGCGATGTTGGCTATTTCCAAATGGCAAACCACTCAACCAACAACTTATGCACGAATGATCATGCAAGTTCACGATGAGTTAATTTTTGAAGTGCACAAAGATCACATTGATGCTACAACCCATACTATCCGGGAGCTCATGGAACATGCTGCCAAATTGTCTGTACCTCTACAGGTTTCAATAGGTATTGGACAAGACTGGGACGAAGCACACTAA
- the lpxD gene encoding UDP-3-O-(3-hydroxymyristoyl)glucosamine N-acyltransferase, with product MNASLYEIAHLVSGVVVGDENIEISLLAPIDNISVGALVFADGNDNLQLAEHSAAAAILVSHSVTSQLKPVIQVAHPYKAFIQLLQHFYPPQKIPAGIHPTAVIADDAILGKNVAIGPYVTIESGAHIGDNCVIKSHVHVGENVTIGANTTIHPQVTIYRECRIGERVSIHASTVIGSDGFGYTFIDNHHLKVPHVGNVVIEDDVEIGANTVVDRATLGSTVIGAGTKIDNLVQVAHSVKLGKHNILCAFTGIAGSTTSGNNVIFAANVGVSDHVRIDDGVILAARAGVPPKKHLKQGNVYLGSPARPRDKAIEQELAVTRIPLMRKNLKTLSDKVEELSQRLAQHETD from the coding sequence ATGAATGCTTCGTTGTATGAGATTGCTCATTTAGTCAGCGGTGTTGTGGTTGGTGATGAGAACATTGAAATTTCTTTATTAGCTCCTATTGATAATATTAGTGTAGGCGCTCTGGTTTTTGCTGATGGAAATGACAATTTACAGTTAGCAGAACATTCTGCTGCAGCTGCTATCCTGGTAAGTCACTCGGTCACAAGTCAGTTAAAACCTGTTATTCAAGTTGCTCACCCTTATAAAGCCTTTATTCAACTGTTGCAGCATTTTTATCCCCCCCAAAAAATTCCCGCCGGTATTCATCCTACTGCAGTGATTGCCGACGACGCTATTCTTGGTAAAAATGTTGCGATTGGTCCTTATGTTACCATCGAAAGTGGCGCACATATTGGCGATAATTGTGTAATCAAGAGCCATGTCCATGTCGGTGAAAATGTCACGATTGGCGCAAACACAACCATTCATCCCCAAGTCACTATTTATAGAGAATGTCGGATTGGTGAGCGTGTCTCAATTCATGCGTCAACTGTGATTGGTTCCGATGGTTTCGGCTATACTTTTATAGACAATCATCATTTGAAAGTTCCTCATGTAGGCAACGTGGTTATTGAAGATGATGTGGAAATTGGTGCCAATACCGTAGTTGATAGAGCAACCTTAGGCTCAACGGTTATTGGTGCGGGTACCAAAATAGATAATCTGGTTCAAGTTGCTCACTCTGTAAAACTCGGTAAACATAACATTCTTTGTGCTTTCACCGGAATAGCAGGCAGTACGACTAGTGGGAATAATGTAATTTTTGCGGCGAATGTAGGCGTTAGCGATCATGTTCGCATTGATGATGGTGTTATCCTGGCAGCACGTGCCGGCGTACCCCCTAAAAAACATCTCAAACAAGGCAATGTATACTTAGGTAGTCCTGCTCGCCCACGAGACAAGGCAATTGAACAAGAACTAGCAGTAACACGTATTCCATTGATGCGTAAGAACTTAAAAACTTTAAGCGACAAAGTTGAAGAACTGAGTCAGCGTTTGGCACAACACGAGACAGACTAA